The following coding sequences are from one Macaca nemestrina isolate mMacNem1 chromosome 1, mMacNem.hap1, whole genome shotgun sequence window:
- the LOC105483116 gene encoding aflatoxin B1 aldehyde reductase member 2: MLSAASRVVSRAAVRCALSSPPPEARALAMSRPPPPRVATVLGTMEMGRRMDAPASAAAVRAFLERGHTELDTAFMYSDGQSETILGGLGLGLGGGDCRVKIATKANPWDGKSLKPDSLRSQLETSLKRLQCPRVDLFYLHAPDHSTPVEETLRACHQLHQEGKFVELGLSNYAAWEVAEICTLCKSNGWIVPTVYQGMYNATTRQVETELLPCLRHFGLRFYAYNPLAGGLLTGKYKYEDKDGKQPVGRFFGNSWAETYRNRFWKEHHFQAIALVEKALQAAYGTSVPSMTSAALRWMYHHSQLQGAHGDTVILGMSSLEQLEQNLAATEEGPLEPAVVDAFNQAWHLVAHECPNYFR, encoded by the exons ATGCTGAGCGCCGCGTCTCGCGTAGTCTCCCGCGCCGCCGTGCGCTGCGCGCTTAGTTCCCCGCCGCCCGAGGCCCGCGCGCTGGCCATGTCCCGGCCACCGCCACCGCGGGTCGCCACGGTGCTGGGCACCATGGAGATGGGGCGCCGCATGGACGCGCCCGCCAGCGCCGCGGCCGTGCGCGCCTTTCTGGAGCGCGGCCACACCGAACTGGACACGGCCTTCATGTACAGCGACGGCCAgtccgagaccatcctgggcggCCTGGGGCTCGGGCTGGGCGGCGGTGACTGCAGAG TGAAAATTGCCACCAAGGCCAACCCTTGGGATGGAAAATCACTAAAGCCTGACAGTCTCCGGTCCCAGCTGGAGACGTCACTGAAGCGGCTGCAGTGTCCCCGAGTGGACCTCTTCTACCTCCATGCACCTGACCACAGCACGCCGGTGGAAGAGACGCTGCGCGCCTGCCACCAGCTGCACCAGGAG GGCAAGTTCGTGGAGCTTGGCCTCTCCAACTATGCCGCCTGGGAAGTGGCCGAGATCTGTACCCTCTGCAAGAGCAATGGCTGGATCGTGCCCACTGTGTACCAG GGCATGTACAACGCCACCACCCGGCAGGTGGAAACGGAGCTCCTCCCCTGCCTCAGGCACTTTGGACTGAGGTTCTATGCCTACAACCCTCTGGCTG GGGGCCTGCTGACTGGCAAGTACAAGTATGAGGACAAGGACGGGAAACAGCCTGTGGGCCGCTTCTTTGGGAATAGCTGGGCTGAGACCTACAGGAATCG CTTCTGGAAGGAGCACCACTTCCAGGCCATTGCCCTGGTGGAGAAGGCCCTGCAGGCCGCATATGGCACCAGTGTCCCCAGCATGACCTCGGCCGCCCTCCGGTGGATGTACCACCACTCACAGCTGCAG GGTGCCCATGGGGACACGGTCATCCTGGGCATGTCCAGCCTGGAGCAGCTGGAGCAGAACTTGGCAGCAACGGAGGAAGGGCCCCTGGAGCCGGCTGTCGTGGACGCCTTTAATCAAGCCTGGCATTTGGTTGCTCACGAATGTCCCAACTACTTCCGCTAG